A single Bacteroidales bacterium DNA region contains:
- a CDS encoding T9SS type A sorting domain-containing protein, which yields MKKTVLFLSLMLLCIVSGFSQASFNTGVMEVYTNQYGRIRLYSSDGLRQLERASILVATSPTTVFDYTNDAEQLEATVLVENPEMSDFEIYGAYDNSYSSLPPDVIVKQSAYGWNNAAFTIIKFNVKNDESSAINATIGVEFIPYLNEEYGFDSLTYLSDEGVVRFHRGPQINLGAKLLSASLSSLYSFEWYEDYSVDTDYWNWMNYGSLQPLYASNTADGPVAVTAQNPVTINPGQSFDVYYALALGENQQAMLSNIAAAVEKYDAWFTTVDEPGASEFNLLQNYPNPFGQTTMIRYQLPANGWVSLQVYDIMGNLVSALVDEEQAAGTHIVDFDAAGLPGGVYHYTLRYNGQMRTNTMMVAK from the coding sequence ATGAAAAAAACAGTACTTTTTCTTTCGTTGATGCTGCTGTGCATTGTCAGTGGGTTTTCACAGGCTTCATTCAATACGGGTGTGATGGAGGTCTATACAAACCAGTACGGCAGAATTCGGCTCTATTCCTCCGATGGCCTCAGGCAATTGGAACGTGCCTCGATCCTGGTGGCGACATCGCCCACAACGGTCTTTGACTATACCAATGATGCTGAACAACTGGAAGCGACCGTGCTGGTTGAGAATCCGGAAATGAGCGATTTTGAAATCTATGGCGCCTATGACAACTCCTATTCATCCCTGCCTCCGGATGTAATTGTCAAACAAAGTGCCTACGGCTGGAATAATGCAGCTTTCACCATTATCAAGTTCAATGTAAAGAATGATGAATCCAGCGCCATCAATGCCACTATCGGTGTGGAATTCATTCCTTATTTGAACGAGGAATACGGATTTGATTCCTTGACCTACCTCAGCGATGAGGGAGTTGTCCGGTTTCACAGAGGCCCTCAGATCAATCTGGGCGCAAAACTCCTCTCCGCCTCCCTCTCATCCCTTTACTCCTTTGAATGGTATGAAGATTATTCGGTGGATACGGATTACTGGAACTGGATGAATTATGGCTCATTACAGCCTCTCTATGCTTCGAACACGGCCGACGGACCGGTAGCGGTTACGGCTCAGAATCCGGTGACCATCAATCCGGGACAATCCTTTGATGTGTATTACGCTTTGGCACTCGGAGAAAACCAACAGGCCATGCTATCCAACATTGCAGCAGCCGTAGAGAAGTACGATGCCTGGTTCACCACTGTCGACGAACCGGGAGCGAGCGAATTCAACCTCCTGCAGAACTACCCCAATCCGTTCGGACAGACAACCATGATCCGTTATCAGTTGCCGGCGAATGGATGGGTAAGCCTGCAGGTCTATGATATCATGGGGAACCTGGTATCAGCACTGGTAGATGAAGAGCAGGCAGCAGGAACCCATATCGTTGATTTTGATGCGGCTGGTTTACCCGGTGGAGTGTATCATTACACGCTCAGGTACAATGGTCAGATGAGGACAAACACCATGATGGTGGCAAAATGA